The Arachis ipaensis cultivar K30076 chromosome B07, Araip1.1, whole genome shotgun sequence genome includes a window with the following:
- the LOC107606944 gene encoding uncharacterized protein LOC107606944: protein MKTPPNSEDELEEVESDEVFSVFRDGERFSELKLEVGMKFNSKIEFKEAVREYCIQEGRRIWWKKNDSLRMRVVCKGEDCGWVVYASKDSEGNCWQIKTFMDDHTCPRETKNRLANRKWPGCKLVRKLRKYPNFKHYEVAQYFKSKCDLDLNKSSLTRALGDARVIVYGDAAAQYGMVRDYGLTLLKTNPASTVSIGVRPHPNPDEDPNGQRLHGARHSSAVHLKWTTSVIMHVRFSTHELKNLEPNLLSHCWRRSGYYKIFEFHGWPTNMAVDLGKRSCTCGFWQLSGMPCVHACTALARAGRRPDEFCHNWLTIEAYNNTYAFHINPTPGQELWEKSPHNRPQAPKFKKKPGPIKKKKRKDVDEEPSRGKKQKTSMKRVYKKGHCRYCGESGHTKRNCHKRAVDEESAAVAAAATANSDANGVEVNNSAPTAAVNGGDAPAVSQNQVEIQLDLSQPILSETDDSQQVGNITYPYIYMYIPLF, encoded by the exons GAAAGGTTTAGTGAGCTTAAACTAGAGGTTGGGATGAAATTTAATTCGAAGATAGAATTCAAGGAAGCTGTTCGTGAGTACTGTATCCAGGAGGGAAGGCGGATCTGGTGGAAGAAGAATGACAGTTTAAGGATGAGGGTTGTGTGTAAGGGAGAGGACTGTGGCTGGGTAGTATATGCTTCCAAGGACAGTGAGGGTAACTGCTGGCAGATCAAGACATTTATGGACGATCACACTTGTCCTAGAGAGACTAAGAACAGGCTAGCTAATAGGAAGTGGCCAGGTTGCAAACTGGTTAGGAAATTAAGAAAATATCCTAACTTTAAACATTATGAAGTTGCACAGTACTTTAAGAGCAAGTGCGACTTGGACCTCAACAAGTCTTCACTGACAAGGGCTCTAGGGGATGCTAGGGTCATAGTTTATGGAGATGCTGCTGCTCAGTATGGTATGGTTAGGGATTACGGGTTGACATTACTGAAAACTAATCCTGCCTCCACTGTTAGTATTGGTGTTAGACCTCATCCCAATCCTGATGAAGATCCAAATGGCCAAAGACTTCATGGAGCAAGGCATTCTTCAGCAGTGCACCTAAAATGGACAACATCTGTAATAATGCATGTGAGGTTTTCAACTCACGAATTAAAGAACCTAGAGCCAAACCTATTATCACACTGTTGGAGGAGGTCAGGAT AttataaaatatttgaatttCATGGGTGGCCTACAAATATGGCTGTGGACTTAGGCAAGAGATCATGCACCTGTGGTTTTTGGCAGCTAAGTG GGATGCCATGTGTGCATGCATGTACCGCTTTGGCCAGGGCTGGTAGAAGGCCAGATGAATTCTGTCATAACTGGTTGACCATAGAAGCATACAACAACACTTATGCCTTCCATATAAATCCAACCCCTGGCCAGGAACTGTGGGAGAAATCACCACATAATAGACCTCAAGCACCAAAGTTCAAGAAGAAGCCAGGGCCaattaagaagaaaaaaagaaaggatGTTGATGAGGAGCCAAGTAGAGGTAAGAAGCAGAAGACCTCCATGAAAAGAGTTTATAAAAAAGGACATTGTCGCTATTGTGGCGAATCAggtcacacaaagaggaattgtcATAAGAGGGCCGTTGACGAAGAATCAGCTGCTGTTGCGGCGGCTGCTACTGCTAATTCTGATGCTAATGGAGTTGAGGTCAACAATTCTGCTCCAACTGCTGCTGTAAATGGTGGTGATGCCCCAGCTGTGTCACAGAATCAGGTCGAGATTCAGCTTGATCTTAGTCAGCCTATTTTGTCAGAAACTGATGACTCGCAACAGGTTGGTAATATTACGTACCcatatatatacatgtatattCCACTCTTTTAA
- the LOC107609688 gene encoding heavy metal-associated isoprenylated plant protein 9, translated as MGEEAKQEQAKAEAEAEVKAEEKKEEEKPKEEEKKKEEEKGEAGAEVEEKKKEEEKEEEAPPKPPAPCVLFVDLHCVGCAKKIHRYIMKIRGVEEVVIDMAKNEVTIKGIVEPQAICNIITKKTKRRATVISPLPAAEGEPIPEVVNSQVSGPVTVELNVNMHCEACAEQLKKKILQMRGVQTAVTEFNSGKVVVTGTMDANKLVDYVYRRTKKQAKIVPPPEPEPEPEPEKKEENKEAAEDGKKEEEKKEEEKAQEEEKKEEGGENKEEKGGEEGKKEENNNMQVVYNYSMEEDLGMKRMMYYYQYPPLYVIERLPPPQLFSDENPNACCIS; from the exons ATGGGTGAAGAAGCAAAACAG gaaCAAGCTAaggcagaggcagaggcagaggtTAAAGcagaggagaagaaagaagaagaaaaaccaaaagaagaagagaagaagaaagaagaggaaaagggagAAGCAGGAGCagaggtagaagagaagaagaaggaagaagaaaaagaagaagaagcaccacCTAAACCACCAGCACCATGTGTGCTTTTTGTGGACCTGCATTGTGTTGGATGTGCCAAGAAAATTCACAGATATATCATGAAAATTAGAG GAGTTGAAGAAGTGGTAATTGACATGGCTAAAAATGAAGTGACAATAAAGGGAATAGTGGAGCCTCAAGCAATATGTAACATTAttacaaagaaaacaaaaagaagggCCACTGTTATTTCTCCTTTGCCTGCAGCAGAAGGAGAACCTATACCTGAAGTTGTTAATTCTCAG GTTAGTGGGCCAGTAACTGTGGAACTTAATGTAAACATGCATTGTGAGGCTTGTGCTGAGCAACTCAAGAAGAAGATACTCCAAATGAGAG GGGTTCAAACCGCGGTAACTGAATTTAATAGCGGAAAAGTTGTTGTTACCGGAACAATGGACGCAAACAAGCTAGTAGACTACGTTTATAGACGCACCAAAAAGCAAGCCAAAATAGTTCCACCGCCAGAGCCGGAGCCGGAGCCGGAACctgaaaagaaagaagagaacaaagaagcCGCCGAAGACGGaaagaaggaagaggagaagaaagaagaggagaaagcacaagaagaagagaagaaagaagagggtGGTGAGAACAAAGAAGAAAAGGGTGGCGAAGaagggaagaaagaagagaataaCAATATGCAAGTGGTTTATAACTATAGCATGGAAGAGGATTTGGGAATGAAGAGAATGATGTACTATTATCAATATCCACCACTCTATGTCATTGAACGACTTCCACCCCCTCAACTCTTCAGTGATGAAAATCCTAATGCATGCTGCATTTCATAA